A segment of the Acidimicrobiales bacterium genome:
CGGCGTCATCGCCCTGGTGACGGCCGCGATCTTCCTGCCCACGTCGTTCCTCACCTGGCGGGAGCACGCCAAGCCCACCGTGCCGCACCGCGGTGCCGTGCGGAGCAAGTGGCTCGAGCGGGTCGTGGGCGCCCTCACGTCGATGAAGCCCAAGGCCCTGGGCCCGATCATGCTCGTCGGGGTGGCCATCATCGTCGGCTGGGTGCTCACCGACGGCCAGTTCACGATCCAGACCGATGCCGAGAAGTGGGTGAACCAGCAGAGCGACACCATCGAGGAGCTGAAGGAGCTGCGCGAGGGCACCGGCTTCTCGTCGGAGCTGGGCGTGCTCATCGAGGCACCCGACGTCACCGCCACCGAGGTGCAGCAGTGGATGAACGAGTTCGCCGCGGCCCAGGTGGGCCAGCACCCTGCGGTGCTGCTGCGGTACACGAGCCTCCCCGCCATCGTGCAGGCAGCCACCAACGTCCCTCCGACCGAGGAGTCGCTCAACGCGCTCCTGCCGGTCACGCCGGAGCAGGTCCGCATCTCGCTCCTGAGCGACGACCTGACCAAGGCGAACCTGGTGTTCCCGATCGGGCCGGTGTCGCTCGACGAGCGGGGGGTGATGCTCGAGGAGTTCGAGGCCGACCTGAACGGTGATCTGGCCCCCCCGGAGGGGGTGACGGCCACCCCGTCGGGGCTCGGCGTCACCGGCGTGCAGCTGGTGGAGAGCCTCGAGGCCAACCGCACCACCATGACCTGGCTCGCCCTCGGCCTGGTGGCCCTGTGGCTCCTGGTCTTCTATCGCAGCATCGCCATGATGGTGCTGCCGCTCATCCCGGTGATGATCGCCGTGGGCCTGTCGTCGATCGCGATCTTCCTGATGGGCCTCGAGCTCAGCCCGCTCACCACGGTCACCGGCCCGCTGGTGATCGCGGTGTGCACCGAGTTCACGGTGCTGATCCAGACCCGGTACGTGGAGGAACGCCAGGAGGGGAGGCATCCCGAGGAGGCCGTGCGCATCGCCAGCCTCCGCATCGGGCGGGCCTTCGTGGCCTCCGGCCTCACCCTGCTCGGCGGGTTCGGCGTGCTCGCCTTCTCCAGCCTGCCGCTGCTGCGCGACTTCGGCATCGTCGTGGCCGTGAAGGTGCTGGCCGCCCTGCTGTCGGCCCTGGTGGTGCTGCCGCCGCTGCTCGTCTACGCCGACAAGCACCAGAGCTGGACCCGCTTCCACCCCCAGCGGGGCAACCACCCGGACCGGGTGCCCGAGGCCGAGCAGGCCGTCGTCACCTCGTCGGGCTGACCGACGCCGACGAGGGGACGGCCCTCCGGGCGGCGAGCACCAGCCGCTCGGGGGTCAGCACCCCGAGGTAGGTGTCGTCGCGGTCGAGCACGGCCACCCAGCCGGCGTCGTACAGCAGCATCTCGGAGAAGGCGTCCTTGAGGCTGGCGTCGACGTAGACGAACGCCTCGAGGCGTCGCAGGCGGTCGCCCACCACGCCCCCGCCCTCGGCACGGGACTCGCTGAGGTACCCACGGAGCCGGCGTTCTTCGTCGAGCACCACGGCGACCTCGAGGTGGTGCTCGGCGAGCCGCCGGCGGGCCTCGTCGAGCGGGGTGCCCACCGTCACCTCGAGGGGCTGCTCCAGGTCGAGGGGGTCGATCGGGGTGACCTTCAGCCGCTTGAGGCCGCGGTCGGCGCCCACGAAGTCCGCGACGAAGTCGGAGGCCGGGCCGGCGAGGATCTCCGACGGCGTCCCCGTCTGGGCCAGCACGCCACCCTCGGCGAGGATGGCGATGCGGTCGCCCAGCTTCACCGCCTCCTCGACGTCGTGGGTGACGAAGAGCACGGTCTTGCCCAGCTCGGCCTGCAGCCGCAGGAACTCGTTCTGCAGCCGGTCCCTGGTGATGGGGTCGATGGCGCCGAAGGGCTCGTCCATCAGGAGCACCGGCGGGTCGGCGCCGAGCGCCCGGGCGACGCCGACGCGCTGCTGCTGCCCACCGGAAAGCTGGTGGGGGTAGCGGTCGCGATAGGTGGGTGGGTCGAGGCCCACGAGCTGGAGCAGCTCGTCGACGCGGTCGCGGATCCGGGCCCGGTCCCAGCGGAGGAGCCGGGGCACCGTGGCCACGTTGGCGCCGATCGTCTGGTGCGGGAACAGGCCGACGTGCTGGATCACGTACCCGATGCGGCGGCGGAGCTGCACCGGATCGACGTGGGTGACGTCGTCCCCGCCGAGCAGGATCCGACCCGACGTCGGCTCGATCAGGCGGTTGACCATCCGCATGGTCGTCGTCTTGCCGCAGCCCGACGGCCCGACGAGCACGCAGATCTCACCTTCGGGCACCTCCAGGGAGAGGTCCCGCACGGCGACGTGCCCGTTCGGGTAGCGCTTGGAGACGCCGTCCAGCGTGATCACGCCGGGCGGCGCCCCTGCCGCTCGCCGGCGGCGTCCCCATGCGAACCCATCGGGGCAAGGCTACTGTCGGGTCCTCGCCGGCGACCTGGGTCGCGAACCGCCCCGGCCTCCCGGAGGAGACGACAGGCACTGGACGACGACCGCCGCGAGGCCATCCGCCACGTCACCCGGGTGAGGCACCTCGGGCCATGAGCCCCGTGGCGCCGCTGCTCGCGGGTCCCGAGTCGTGGATCTGGTGGTCGTGGGTGGGGGATCACCTCGGCGACATCGGCGACGCCCTGCGCGAGCACCTCCTGCTCACGACGCTGGCCGTCGGGCTGGGGTTCTCGGTGGCGTTCCCGCTGGCCCTGGCGGCGAGACGATGGCGGTGGCTGTACCCCCCGGTGCTGTCGGTCACGGGGATCCTCTACACGATCCCCTCGCTCGCCCTGTTCGCCCTGCTGATCCCCTGGACGGGCCTCAGCCGCACCACCGCCGTCGTGCCGCTGGCCGCGTACACCCTGCTGATCCTGGTGCGGAACACGGTCATCGGCCTCGAGTCGGTGCCGGCGGCCACCGTCGACGCGGCGACGGGCATGGGCTACGGCCCGGTGGCCCGACTGGTGCGCGTGGAGCTGCCGCTCGCCGTCCCGACGATCATCGCCGGGCTTCGCATCGCGGTGGTGAGCACCATCGCCCTGGTCACCGTCACGGCCGTGATCGGTCTGGGCGGGCTGGGCGCCCTCATCAAGGACGGCCTGAACCGGGACTTCCGCACCCCGCTGGTGGTGGGGACGGTGCTCTGCGTGGCCCTCGCGGTCATCGCCGACCTGGCGCTGGTCGGGCTCGAGCGGCTCCTCACCCCCTGGTCCCGCCGGAGCCGGAGCCGGAGCTGAGATGGGCTTCCTGGGCGACGTGGCGGCGTGGTTCGCCGATGGCGGCAACTGGCAGGGGACGTTCGGCATCACCAACCGCCTGTGGCAGCACCTGGTGATGTCCGGCGTGGCCATCGTCGTGGCGATGGTGCTGGCGCTGCCGGTGGGCCTGGTGCTCGGTCACCACCGGCGGGGAGGCACCGCGGCGGTCAACGTCTCCAACCTGGGCCGGGCCATCCCGTCGTTCGCCCTCCTCGTGCTGGGCGTGCAGATCTGGGGGCTGGCCGAGTGGTGGGGCATCCCGTACGGCGCCCTGGTCGCCCTGGTGGCGCTGGCCGTCCCGCCCATGCTCACCAACGCCTACGTGGGGATGGCACAGGTGCCCGACGACCTGCGCGACGCGGCCTGCGGGATGGGCATGACGGCCAGCCAGACCGCGCTGCGGGTGGAGCTGCCCGTCGCCCTCCCGGTGGTGTTCGCCGGCATCCGGACCTCGGCCGTGCTGGTGGTGGCCACGGCGACCCTGGCGGCGGTCGTGGCCGCCGGTGGTCTCGGCCGCTACATCGTCGACGGCATCGCCACCCGTGACTTCGTGGAGGTGTTCGCCGGCGCCGTGCTCGTGGCCGCCCTCTCGGTGGGGGTCGAGGTCGGGCTGGCCGGCGTCGAGCGCCTCGTCGTGTCCAAGGGCCTCCGCGACGCGGAGGCCGCTCCCTCTCGCAACCCGTGACCCGACCAAGGAGACCTACGTGCGCAGATCCCGACTCCACCTGTTCGCCGGCGTCGTGCTGGCCTTCACCCTGCTGGTCGCCGCCTGCGGCGACGACGACGACACGACGGCCACGACGTCGGAGAGCAGCGACACCACCGCGGCGGCCGGCGGCGAGGGTGCCGTGATCGAGTTCAAGCCGCTCGACGCCGGCGGCCCCCTCACGACCGCGGCGCTGGAGAGCGGCGACATCGACGTCGCCCTGATGTTCAGCAGCCAGGGGATCATCGCCCAGAACGGCTGGGTGGTGCTCGAGGACGACCAGGGCCTGCAGCCGGTCGAGAACCTGGTCCCGGTGGGTCGAGCCGACGCCCTGACCCCGGACGTGGCTGCGGCACTCGACGAGGTGTCGGCCGCCCTCACCACCGAGGAGCTGGCCGAGCTCAACCGCCGGGTCGACGCCGACAAGGAGGATCCGGCCGTCGTCGCCGAGGACTGGCTGACCCAGGAGGGCCTCCTCGACGCCGAGGCCACCCTCGAGGGCACGTCGATCACCGTGGGGTCGGCCGACTTCTCGGAGCAGGAGATCGTGGCGAACATGTACGCCGACGTGCTCGGAGCCCGCGGGGCCGACGTCACCCGGCAGTTCCGCCTGGGCAGCCGCGAGGTGGTGAACCCGGCGCTGGAGAGCGGCGAGGTGGACGTGGTGCCCGAGTACGTGGGCAGCCTGCTCACCTTCCTCGAGGGGAGCCCCACCAGCGACCTCGACCAGTCGCTGGCCGACCTCCAGGCCGCCCTGGAGAGCGTGGGCCTGGTGGCGCTCACCCCGTCGCCGGCCGAGGACAAGAACGCCCTGGTCGTCACCCAGGAGACCGCTGACGAGTACGGGCTCACGACCATCTCCGACCTGGCGAGCGTCACCGACACCCTGGTGCTCGGGGGTCCGCCGGAGTGCCCGGAGCGACCGCTGTGCATCCTCGGCTTCGAGGAGGTCTACGGGCTGCAGTTCGACGTGTAGGGCGGACTGCCGCCGGGTGCGGGGGGCGGGATCCGGGGCGGGTCCCGCCCCCATCCGCGCATCGGCCGCCCCGGTCGCCCAGACTTGTACCTCCCCGGGGGGACCGTGACCGAGAGGAGGACCGTGATCACCCGCAAGCCCGTCCGCAACGGCGGCACCGTCAAGATCACCTTCGCCCTGCCCGACGAGGGCCTGCCCATGTCCGTCGTCGGCGACTTCAACGCCTGGGATCCGCACGCGCACCCGCTGCGCCGCCGGTCCAACGGCACCCGCTCGGCGGTCGTCGAGCTCGAGCAGGGGAGGATCTACGCCTTCCGCTACCTCGCCGAGGGCGGCACCTTCCTCGACGACCCCGCCGCCGACGGGTTCGAGCCGAACGGCTACGGCGGCACCCACGGCGTGGTGCGCTGCTAGCGGAGCCGGCATGGCCCTCTGGGAGCCGGAGGGGGGGTCCCGCCCGGTCGAGCTGGCCGTGCTGCGCCAGGAGTACGCCGACCGCGGCCTCGACCCCGCCGACCTCGATCCCGACCCGATCGCCCAGGTGGGGCGTTGGCTCGAGGCGGCCGTGGCCGCGGGGGTGCCCGAGCCCAACGCCATGACCCTGGCCACGGTCGACGCGGCCGGCGCCCCCGACGCGCGCGTGGTGCTGCTCAAGGGGATCGACCCTCGGGGCTTCACCTTCTTCACGAGCTACACGAGCACCAAGGGCGAGCAGCTGGCCGCGCGGCCCAGCGCCGCCCTGGTGCTCGTGTGGCTCGACCTGGGCCGCCAGGTCCGGGTGGTCGGCCCCGTGGAGCGGCTCCCCGCCGAGGAGAGCGACGCCTACTACGCCAGCCGCCCCCGGGAGAGCCGGCTGGGCGCGTGGGCGTCCGACCAGAGCGCCGTGCTCCCCGGCCGGGCCCCGCTCGAGGAGCGCTTCGCGGCGGTG
Coding sequences within it:
- a CDS encoding RND family transporter, which gives rise to MKFWRASAEIIGRRYKVVILVAVLLAAVTAFGLPRLEFATGQDSIIPAGSQVYKDNLVYQGQFGGEPMLALWTGPIEEVFSEENLPRIQAVEQALIDDGRYAAVLGPYQSLQYAADQLPILEADLLPATIETVAEEARQEALAGGATEAEADAAAAEASAVRTDELLAEAARLNEAAPTPESRTFANPEFVEFLLYEGDGDIRPILRDNFPDPNHALMIVRLPGNAELKTLGPDSDLVRELVDQNALSGFDSVVSGPPRYLKDINDYLQGGMATLGGIAVLVMVVVLALVFRVRWRLLSLAIVTVGSIWAFGIMGFVDIPLSMVTISGFPILIGLGVDFSIQMHSRFEEEVTSDGDANRSRRMTMMHMGPPLLVAMLAAAIGFLALQLSQVPMIRTFGWMLIIGVIALVTAAIFLPTSFLTWREHAKPTVPHRGAVRSKWLERVVGALTSMKPKALGPIMLVGVAIIVGWVLTDGQFTIQTDAEKWVNQQSDTIEELKELREGTGFSSELGVLIEAPDVTATEVQQWMNEFAAAQVGQHPAVLLRYTSLPAIVQAATNVPPTEESLNALLPVTPEQVRISLLSDDLTKANLVFPIGPVSLDERGVMLEEFEADLNGDLAPPEGVTATPSGLGVTGVQLVESLEANRTTMTWLALGLVALWLLVFYRSIAMMVLPLIPVMIAVGLSSIAIFLMGLELSPLTTVTGPLVIAVCTEFTVLIQTRYVEERQEGRHPEEAVRIASLRIGRAFVASGLTLLGGFGVLAFSSLPLLRDFGIVVAVKVLAALLSALVVLPPLLVYADKHQSWTRFHPQRGNHPDRVPEAEQAVVTSSG
- a CDS encoding ABC transporter permease, whose product is MGFLGDVAAWFADGGNWQGTFGITNRLWQHLVMSGVAIVVAMVLALPVGLVLGHHRRGGTAAVNVSNLGRAIPSFALLVLGVQIWGLAEWWGIPYGALVALVALAVPPMLTNAYVGMAQVPDDLRDAACGMGMTASQTALRVELPVALPVVFAGIRTSAVLVVATATLAAVVAAGGLGRYIVDGIATRDFVEVFAGAVLVAALSVGVEVGLAGVERLVVSKGLRDAEAAPSRNP
- the pdxH gene encoding pyridoxamine 5'-phosphate oxidase, coding for MALWEPEGGSRPVELAVLRQEYADRGLDPADLDPDPIAQVGRWLEAAVAAGVPEPNAMTLATVDAAGAPDARVVLLKGIDPRGFTFFTSYTSTKGEQLAARPSAALVLVWLDLGRQVRVVGPVERLPAEESDAYYASRPRESRLGAWASDQSAVLPGRAPLEERFAAVTARFAGSEPPRPEHWGGYLVRPERVELWQGRPRRLHDRLRYRRGDGAGWIVERLSP
- a CDS encoding betaine/proline/choline family ABC transporter ATP-binding protein (Members of the family are the ATP-binding subunit of ABC transporters for substrates such as betaine, L-proline or other amino acids, choline, carnitine, etc. The substrate specificity is best determined from the substrate-binding subunit, rather than this subunit, as it interacts with the permease subunit and not with substrate directly.), translating into MITLDGVSKRYPNGHVAVRDLSLEVPEGEICVLVGPSGCGKTTTMRMVNRLIEPTSGRILLGGDDVTHVDPVQLRRRIGYVIQHVGLFPHQTIGANVATVPRLLRWDRARIRDRVDELLQLVGLDPPTYRDRYPHQLSGGQQQRVGVARALGADPPVLLMDEPFGAIDPITRDRLQNEFLRLQAELGKTVLFVTHDVEEAVKLGDRIAILAEGGVLAQTGTPSEILAGPASDFVADFVGADRGLKRLKVTPIDPLDLEQPLEVTVGTPLDEARRRLAEHHLEVAVVLDEERRLRGYLSESRAEGGGVVGDRLRRLEAFVYVDASLKDAFSEMLLYDAGWVAVLDRDDTYLGVLTPERLVLAARRAVPSSASVSPTR
- a CDS encoding glycine/betaine ABC transporter substrate-binding protein produces the protein MRRSRLHLFAGVVLAFTLLVAACGDDDDTTATTSESSDTTAAAGGEGAVIEFKPLDAGGPLTTAALESGDIDVALMFSSQGIIAQNGWVVLEDDQGLQPVENLVPVGRADALTPDVAAALDEVSAALTTEELAELNRRVDADKEDPAVVAEDWLTQEGLLDAEATLEGTSITVGSADFSEQEIVANMYADVLGARGADVTRQFRLGSREVVNPALESGEVDVVPEYVGSLLTFLEGSPTSDLDQSLADLQAALESVGLVALTPSPAEDKNALVVTQETADEYGLTTISDLASVTDTLVLGGPPECPERPLCILGFEEVYGLQFDV
- a CDS encoding ABC transporter permease, producing the protein MSPVAPLLAGPESWIWWSWVGDHLGDIGDALREHLLLTTLAVGLGFSVAFPLALAARRWRWLYPPVLSVTGILYTIPSLALFALLIPWTGLSRTTAVVPLAAYTLLILVRNTVIGLESVPAATVDAATGMGYGPVARLVRVELPLAVPTIIAGLRIAVVSTIALVTVTAVIGLGGLGALIKDGLNRDFRTPLVVGTVLCVALAVIADLALVGLERLLTPWSRRSRSRS
- a CDS encoding isoamylase early set domain-containing protein, with product MITRKPVRNGGTVKITFALPDEGLPMSVVGDFNAWDPHAHPLRRRSNGTRSAVVELEQGRIYAFRYLAEGGTFLDDPAADGFEPNGYGGTHGVVRC